Proteins from a single region of Sphingopyxis sp. BSN-002:
- a CDS encoding DUF3617 domain-containing protein, which produces MKKFLTVAAIGAVLALSGCGKSDDTAAAPAGTVKREAGNWKTDIKLVKFEMPGVPDNVKDQMSKQLAAAGGTEQCLTQEQADKEDIAGALSKGYGEACTWNKNQIGDGKIDVAGTCTQGAQKVELALAGTLGGKKTDVLVTSKGKSPMGGGDMEMEMQVTSTNIGPCKS; this is translated from the coding sequence ATGAAGAAGTTTTTGACGGTCGCTGCGATCGGAGCGGTGCTGGCATTGAGCGGCTGCGGCAAGAGCGACGATACGGCGGCTGCGCCGGCCGGGACGGTGAAGCGCGAAGCCGGCAACTGGAAGACCGACATCAAGCTGGTCAAGTTCGAGATGCCGGGCGTCCCCGATAATGTGAAGGACCAGATGTCGAAGCAGCTCGCGGCCGCCGGCGGCACCGAACAGTGCCTCACGCAAGAACAGGCCGACAAGGAAGATATCGCCGGTGCCCTGTCGAAGGGCTATGGCGAGGCCTGCACCTGGAACAAGAACCAGATCGGCGACGGCAAGATCGATGTTGCGGGCACGTGCACGCAAGGCGCGCAGAAGGTCGAACTGGCCCTTGCGGGAACCCTTGGCGGAAAGAAGACCGATGTTCTCGTGACCTCGAAGGGCAAGTCGCCAATGGGCGGCGGCGACATGGAAATGGAGATGCAGGTGACCAGCACCAATATCGGGCCCTGCAAAAGCTAA